A genomic stretch from Edaphobacter aggregans includes:
- a CDS encoding carboxypeptidase regulatory-like domain-containing protein gives MSYRKLFVFFTVSFLSTALAIAQGTTSRISGQVTDSSGAVVANASVTATNEGTSGVFVTKTSSSGTYTFDLLQVGTYTIKVEAPGFKQFISTGNVLAIGVPTSVDPKLQIGTSTEMVQVEGGFDLVQTASSGNFGGAIDSITMTQLPIVGTRGRNPLGLVQFIPGVVVNGANATGGGISVNGSRDRAWNYVMDGIDANESSSGGSNTSPPHQNPDMLSEFRVITSAPTAEFGRNSGGQVIMVTKSGTNQWHGNLFWFYQSPFLRANTPQNKAAGLGRSQYVQNLGGGSLGGPIFKDKAFFFVNVELLHALTSTLASRTVYTAQARQGLFRYASSGRNQPAGVSGASVDGSGNAIVPYTTYDMVANDPFHKGLDPAMKSFLALAPLPNTFQSGDGLNYAGYNFVAPSTDRQVDVTFKIDYTFNERNSAYVRWVSGHQNTYADVVNAGLPAFPGLPALVNTFRLPRNLAVNYRWSPTPTLTNEFVVGMNRFGYRFENPAIDANQKTPFNPNLVTAPLNAYLGNNRYLTTFQLVDNVTKVKGAHVIKAGINFRYGRQIDERGSIGSLNGIPQVTFSTSSNPASTTQYKTPTSGINTSNDLPNLNSALNDLLGRVGSLQAGYVAQADLSAFKPAGTINNMDHRWPEYDFYGQDTWRVLPNLVVDYGLRLDARMAPNLHSFPGLVPNQSVLYGTPLTQTLQFVHGPFMNNRWTNFGPSVGFALDPFKDGKMSIRGNFRMAFDRINSFSFSSSVFQGMPGLTYQVTNSTIGQDNFTTGTQGLRATGWAPPSPTATPLALTTPLAYSANSLTVSDPHLQTPTVAMWGLSIQRELFKNAAFTITYIGNHGTHLYGGYDSNQSEINSNGFLTAFQQVQAGQDSPLMTQIISSDTRRLTGETGTAFIKRNYSSNLSTNNVAGLANSLATRLQNSTTANPNGVPLVVSSGLPAGFFKPYSQYLGGLFVLQSRDYSNYNGLQLQFEKRFSSGFLVTANYTYSKTLDTRSFDPTFTLVGTGSSQSAAATPFDYRKPALNYAAADFDNTHVITGYYVVDLPFGHGRHFGSQWNRAADLLAGGWQISGNGVWQSGRPLTIFSGSNTYSGSVQTPAMCTGTCNAHMGKVHTETTSSGSQTFFLTAAQRAMFTIPAAGQFGNIGRNWLRQNAIWSMDANLSKSFRTYKEQSLQLRFEVQNVFNNVTYDTTGSQLITSTVFMRLNPATDGVINSSPRRAQLAAKYIF, from the coding sequence ATGTCATACAGAAAGCTATTCGTATTTTTCACGGTCTCGTTTTTGTCTACCGCTCTTGCCATCGCACAGGGAACAACCAGCCGTATCTCTGGCCAGGTAACGGATTCCTCGGGCGCCGTAGTGGCGAACGCCTCTGTGACCGCTACGAATGAGGGTACGAGTGGGGTTTTCGTGACAAAAACTTCTAGTTCCGGAACCTACACGTTCGATCTGCTGCAGGTGGGTACGTACACGATCAAGGTGGAGGCTCCAGGATTCAAGCAATTCATCTCCACGGGCAATGTGCTGGCGATCGGAGTTCCTACCAGCGTGGATCCCAAGCTCCAGATTGGAACCTCGACTGAGATGGTTCAGGTTGAAGGCGGATTCGACCTGGTGCAGACGGCGTCATCGGGCAACTTTGGGGGGGCGATTGACAGCATCACGATGACCCAACTGCCAATCGTCGGGACCCGGGGGCGCAATCCTCTGGGACTGGTGCAGTTTATTCCGGGCGTTGTGGTGAATGGCGCGAACGCCACGGGCGGCGGCATAAGCGTCAATGGATCGCGGGACCGCGCGTGGAACTATGTGATGGACGGCATCGACGCAAACGAGAGCTCGTCGGGCGGCTCGAACACGTCTCCACCGCACCAGAATCCGGATATGCTCTCGGAGTTTCGCGTGATCACGTCGGCACCTACGGCTGAGTTTGGACGCAACTCGGGCGGGCAGGTGATCATGGTCACGAAGTCGGGGACGAACCAGTGGCACGGCAACCTGTTCTGGTTTTATCAGTCTCCGTTTTTGCGGGCGAACACTCCGCAGAACAAGGCCGCAGGTCTTGGCAGGTCGCAGTATGTGCAGAATCTTGGCGGCGGATCGCTGGGCGGCCCAATCTTCAAGGACAAGGCATTCTTCTTCGTCAACGTAGAACTGCTGCACGCGCTGACGAGTACGTTGGCCTCGCGCACGGTGTATACGGCGCAGGCGCGGCAGGGTCTCTTCCGGTATGCCTCGAGCGGGCGCAATCAGCCGGCTGGAGTCTCCGGCGCCTCCGTGGATGGGAGCGGCAATGCCATTGTTCCTTACACCACCTATGACATGGTCGCGAACGACCCGTTCCATAAGGGGCTTGATCCGGCGATGAAGAGCTTTCTCGCGCTGGCTCCGCTGCCGAATACGTTTCAGTCGGGTGATGGGTTGAACTATGCGGGCTACAACTTTGTCGCTCCATCAACAGACAGACAGGTGGACGTCACCTTTAAGATCGATTACACGTTCAACGAACGAAATTCTGCGTATGTACGCTGGGTCTCGGGTCATCAAAACACGTATGCGGACGTTGTGAATGCTGGTCTACCCGCGTTTCCAGGGCTGCCTGCTTTGGTGAACACTTTCCGCCTGCCGCGGAACCTTGCGGTGAACTATCGTTGGAGTCCGACGCCCACATTGACGAACGAGTTTGTGGTCGGCATGAATCGGTTTGGGTACCGGTTTGAGAATCCTGCGATCGATGCCAATCAGAAGACGCCTTTCAATCCGAATCTTGTAACGGCTCCGCTGAACGCCTATCTGGGAAACAACCGGTATTTGACGACGTTTCAGCTGGTGGACAACGTGACGAAGGTGAAGGGAGCGCACGTCATCAAGGCGGGCATCAACTTCCGCTATGGGCGGCAGATTGATGAGCGCGGATCGATCGGGTCGCTGAATGGGATTCCGCAGGTGACGTTTAGCACGAGCTCGAATCCTGCGAGTACGACGCAGTACAAGACGCCAACGAGCGGAATCAATACAAGCAACGACTTGCCTAATCTGAACAGTGCACTCAATGATTTGCTGGGGAGGGTGGGCTCGCTGCAGGCCGGCTATGTTGCGCAGGCGGATCTCTCGGCATTCAAACCGGCGGGGACGATCAACAACATGGACCATCGCTGGCCGGAGTATGACTTCTATGGGCAGGACACGTGGAGGGTTTTGCCAAATCTGGTGGTCGACTACGGCCTGCGACTGGACGCGCGAATGGCGCCGAATCTGCACAGCTTCCCGGGGCTTGTGCCGAACCAGTCGGTGCTGTACGGTACGCCATTGACGCAGACGCTCCAGTTTGTCCATGGGCCGTTCATGAATAATCGATGGACGAATTTTGGTCCTTCGGTTGGGTTTGCGCTGGATCCGTTCAAGGATGGAAAGATGTCGATTCGGGGCAACTTCCGCATGGCGTTCGACCGCATCAATTCCTTCTCGTTCTCGTCGTCGGTGTTTCAGGGAATGCCGGGATTGACCTACCAGGTTACGAACTCAACCATCGGCCAGGACAATTTTACGACCGGGACGCAGGGGCTGCGCGCGACTGGCTGGGCTCCGCCTTCTCCGACAGCGACGCCACTGGCTTTGACCACGCCTCTGGCTTACAGCGCAAATTCACTCACCGTCTCCGATCCTCACTTGCAAACACCGACGGTTGCGATGTGGGGGCTGAGCATTCAGCGTGAGCTCTTCAAGAATGCAGCGTTCACGATCACGTACATCGGGAATCATGGAACGCATTTGTACGGGGGGTACGATTCGAACCAGTCGGAGATCAACTCGAACGGGTTCCTGACGGCGTTTCAACAGGTGCAAGCAGGTCAGGATAGTCCGCTGATGACGCAGATCATCTCGTCGGATACACGCAGGTTGACCGGTGAGACGGGCACCGCGTTCATCAAGCGCAACTATAGTTCGAACCTGAGCACGAACAATGTTGCGGGACTGGCGAACTCGCTGGCTACACGCTTGCAGAATTCGACTACGGCGAATCCGAACGGCGTGCCGTTGGTGGTGTCGTCAGGATTGCCCGCTGGGTTCTTCAAGCCATATTCGCAATATCTTGGAGGGCTCTTTGTCTTGCAGTCACGGGACTACTCGAACTACAACGGGTTGCAACTGCAGTTTGAGAAGCGCTTCTCGTCGGGCTTCTTAGTGACGGCAAACTATACGTACTCGAAGACGCTGGATACGCGTTCGTTCGATCCGACGTTCACCCTTGTGGGTACGGGGAGTTCGCAATCAGCTGCCGCTACACCGTTTGATTACCGTAAGCCAGCGCTGAATTATGCTGCGGCGGACTTCGACAATACGCATGTCATCACTGGCTACTACGTGGTTGATCTGCCCTTCGGTCACGGCAGGCACTTCGGGTCGCAGTGGAACCGGGCGGCAGACCTTCTTGCCGGTGGATGGCAGATCTCAGGGAATGGCGTCTGGCAATCAGGACGACCACTTACGATCTTCTCGGGATCGAATACGTATTCGGGCAGCGTGCAGACGCCGGCTATGTGTACGGGTACCTGCAACGCTCATATGGGTAAGGTCCACACAGAGACAACTTCATCCGGGTCACAGACGTTCTTCCTGACGGCTGCTCAACGAGCTATGTTCACTATCCCGGCTGCTGGTCAGTTCGGGAATATCGGACGAAATTGGCTTCGGCAGAATGCGATATGGAGTATGGATGCGAATCTTTCGAAGTCGTTCCGGACCTATAAAGAGCAGTCGTTGCAGCTGCGGTTTGAGGTACAGAATGTCTTCAATAATGTGACCTATGACACTACGGGATCGCAATTGATTACATCGACGGTGTTTATGCGGCTGAATCCAGCGACGGATGGAGTCATCAACAGCTCGCCTCGGCGGGCGCAGTTGGCGGCTAAATACATCTTCTGA
- a CDS encoding tetratricopeptide repeat protein has translation MKAQSAGDIPAAIAAYQGAVAIRQDVPEVWANLGLMQHQAGDSSGAMVSFRTANKLQPKLFVPVLFLGLENLQLGNRAEAVRYLSTARQLHPNDPEVYMGLGRAYFGLKQFENASLAYRRATELNKKSGEAWYRRGVTHLEIAEATSGEFAALNRQSPYFQELNAESLNDQGKLVEATETYRKLLAVPDAPPCSRASLGLVLIRRGEVSEAQNELEKDQKSGGCSLAELGLIRLALARGETQLAIQSLGALWELDPGFLRAHASVLTIEMPAEQISNFDQALAQASSADLPAGAVSMLRLSLQGGRTLAVDGYESDGSVVDVTPSQRAQDYYTRREYWRCTKSLLPALTTLSRDKLSLLAACSFYTGEFQTTLAAAKRLRQAYHAEEVGLYWSIRAEQRLAVLYLIYAGEVEPDSIRLHELLAESYRDRGKFSDAEAEYKVALDINPREFAALIGAAANYLQEQRIDPAAEMIQRALAENPSDSEANYVMGEVMIAKHSYPEAEPYLKAALVAKAELVPRVHVLLGQVYAGQGDTARAIEEFKAGLSSDDDGSAHFQLGRLYQKSGEGKLAADAFEKSKALSQRKQTAASGLMEQDKQLPPHP, from the coding sequence GTGAAGGCGCAGTCTGCGGGTGACATACCTGCTGCCATCGCGGCGTATCAAGGGGCGGTGGCGATTCGACAGGATGTTCCGGAAGTGTGGGCGAATCTTGGTCTGATGCAGCATCAAGCGGGAGATTCTTCCGGAGCGATGGTGAGTTTTAGAACCGCGAACAAATTGCAGCCAAAGTTGTTTGTGCCGGTTCTCTTCCTTGGCTTGGAAAATCTTCAACTAGGAAATCGAGCGGAGGCGGTCCGCTATCTATCTACGGCACGGCAACTCCATCCGAACGATCCCGAGGTCTACATGGGTCTTGGGCGAGCGTATTTCGGATTGAAGCAATTCGAGAACGCATCGCTCGCCTATCGGCGGGCGACGGAACTTAACAAGAAAAGTGGTGAGGCTTGGTATAGGCGCGGTGTGACACATCTGGAGATTGCCGAAGCTACATCGGGCGAGTTTGCTGCACTGAATCGCCAGTCGCCGTACTTTCAGGAACTCAATGCAGAGTCGCTCAACGATCAGGGAAAGCTGGTGGAAGCGACAGAGACGTATCGCAAGCTGCTCGCTGTTCCTGATGCTCCCCCTTGCAGCCGAGCTTCGCTGGGCCTGGTTTTAATTCGGCGCGGAGAGGTCTCGGAGGCGCAGAATGAATTAGAGAAGGATCAGAAGTCCGGAGGGTGCTCGCTGGCTGAGCTTGGATTGATACGTCTTGCTCTTGCACGAGGCGAGACACAGCTTGCGATTCAATCGCTTGGCGCTCTTTGGGAGCTGGACCCGGGATTTCTGAGAGCACATGCCTCTGTCCTGACGATCGAGATGCCGGCAGAGCAGATAAGCAACTTCGACCAGGCTCTTGCGCAGGCAAGCTCGGCCGATCTCCCCGCTGGAGCTGTTTCCATGTTGCGATTGTCGCTTCAGGGCGGAAGAACCCTGGCAGTCGATGGCTATGAGTCGGACGGTTCCGTAGTGGACGTCACTCCTTCGCAGCGCGCACAGGACTATTACACGCGTCGTGAGTATTGGAGATGCACGAAGAGCCTTCTACCTGCGCTGACTACACTTTCGCGAGATAAGCTTTCGCTGCTCGCAGCGTGCTCTTTCTATACGGGTGAATTTCAAACGACTCTTGCGGCCGCGAAGAGGCTTCGTCAGGCCTATCACGCCGAGGAGGTCGGCCTTTACTGGTCGATTCGGGCGGAGCAGCGCTTGGCAGTTCTGTATTTAATCTATGCAGGCGAGGTGGAACCAGACTCCATTCGACTGCATGAGTTGCTAGCGGAGAGCTATCGCGACCGGGGCAAGTTCAGCGATGCCGAAGCCGAATACAAGGTCGCGCTGGATATCAATCCGAGGGAGTTTGCTGCGTTGATCGGGGCTGCGGCGAACTATTTGCAGGAACAGAGAATCGATCCTGCTGCGGAGATGATCCAGAGAGCGCTGGCGGAAAACCCTTCTGACTCGGAGGCGAATTACGTGATGGGCGAGGTCATGATTGCGAAGCATAGTTATCCCGAAGCGGAGCCTTATTTGAAGGCAGCCCTCGTAGCCAAGGCAGAGTTGGTCCCGCGTGTCCACGTACTACTGGGACAGGTCTATGCAGGTCAGGGCGATACAGCCCGCGCTATCGAAGAGTTCAAGGCAGGCTTGTCGAGCGACGACGATGGGTCCGCGCATTTTCAGCTTGGAAGACTTTATCAGAAATCCGGCGAGGGGAAGTTGGCAGCCGACGCCTTTGAGAAGTCGAAGGCTTTGTCGCAGCGTAAACAAACAGCAGCGAGCGGTCTAATGGAGCAAGACAAGCAGCTGCCACCGCATCCCTGA
- a CDS encoding TIM-barrel domain-containing protein: MKKQYTLFFALVFLATGFFGVEAPCEVATSAPSAAKISTVPELIVLRAVTGSKQIGNGVEIRSENAVMQVTALRDDVLRVRVGIQGQLPEDASWAVLPTARTASVRVFAEEDSASVGFRTGALRIKVDRSTMRLRITDLKGTLIQEDAIGHPVEFHGSAFRVYKTMAVDEHFFGLGDKPGSLDRRDHSYSLWNTDSFGFQESTDPIYKSIPFFLTSRGGTAAGVLLDNTWRTSFDFGREYSDAYSFGSEGGPLDYYILYGPDAKHVLSTYAWLTGPTPLPPLWSFGFQQSRYSYHPESEVRKIADRLRADRIPADALYLDIDYQDHYRPFTVDQVQFPHFAQMIEDLRKQNLRVVAITDLHIAHLPDANYTPYDSGMTGDHFVKKPDSSVYIGKVWPGPSVFPDFTRESTRKWWGSLYADFVHDGIAGFWNDMNEPSIFDTPNKTMPDNVQHRIDEPGFRPRTTTHLEIHDVYGMENSRATYDGLLALTPNQRPFVLTRASYAGGQRYAATWTGDNSSTWNHLRLTTPMLLNLGLSGFGMSGADVGGFVGSPGAELLTKWIELGTFQPIDRDHASDTSANQEVWVDGAEQEDIRRRYIEERYKLLPYLYTTAEEMSRTGLPIVRPLFLEFPDATADKHPIDLDAPNEFLFGANMLIAPGIYPEKPDTYPVRLPSVDWYNYWTGEKIGENMLTADSSTGNPSGLVGRQITIKPQLDVLPVFVREGSILPMQPLTQSTIETPKGPLTLRVYPGKNCTGSIYLDDGLSFAYKNGDFLRMAFSCVETPKGITVHVGPHQGSYVPWWTSLRVEVYGSTTAGKAVVAGSAQTVQTSFDAPHHVAAFTLPDSGQGEDLQIEWIR; the protein is encoded by the coding sequence ATGAAGAAGCAATACACTCTTTTTTTCGCTCTCGTCTTTTTAGCGACAGGCTTCTTTGGTGTTGAGGCTCCCTGCGAAGTGGCAACGTCGGCACCGTCTGCTGCGAAGATCTCCACAGTTCCGGAGCTCATTGTGCTCAGGGCTGTGACCGGCAGCAAGCAGATCGGGAATGGTGTTGAAATCCGAAGCGAAAATGCCGTGATGCAGGTTACTGCTCTTCGTGATGATGTCTTGCGGGTGAGGGTAGGCATTCAGGGACAGCTGCCGGAGGATGCCTCGTGGGCGGTACTGCCGACGGCTCGAACGGCGAGCGTGCGTGTCTTTGCAGAGGAAGATAGTGCGAGCGTAGGGTTTCGCACGGGAGCGCTGAGAATAAAGGTGGATCGGTCTACAATGCGGCTACGCATTACCGATCTGAAAGGAACGTTGATCCAGGAAGATGCGATTGGCCACCCGGTCGAATTTCACGGTTCGGCCTTTCGCGTTTACAAGACGATGGCCGTGGACGAACATTTTTTCGGATTGGGCGACAAGCCGGGGTCGCTGGATCGAAGAGATCACTCTTACAGCCTTTGGAATACGGACAGCTTCGGTTTTCAGGAATCGACTGACCCGATCTATAAGAGCATTCCGTTCTTTCTGACGTCTCGCGGGGGAACAGCTGCAGGGGTTTTGCTCGACAACACGTGGCGAACCAGTTTTGATTTTGGCCGAGAGTATTCGGATGCATACTCTTTCGGTTCGGAAGGCGGGCCGCTCGACTATTACATCCTTTATGGGCCCGATGCCAAGCATGTGCTTTCTACATATGCATGGCTGACTGGACCAACGCCGTTGCCACCGCTTTGGTCGTTTGGATTTCAGCAGTCGCGCTACAGCTACCATCCGGAGTCCGAAGTGAGAAAGATTGCAGACCGCTTGCGTGCAGACAGGATTCCGGCGGATGCGCTCTACCTGGACATTGATTATCAGGATCACTATCGACCGTTCACCGTCGATCAGGTGCAATTCCCGCATTTCGCACAGATGATTGAGGATCTGCGGAAACAGAATCTTAGAGTAGTGGCCATTACCGATCTGCACATCGCGCACCTCCCGGATGCAAATTACACACCGTATGACAGCGGGATGACGGGCGATCATTTTGTGAAGAAGCCCGACAGCAGTGTCTACATTGGCAAGGTTTGGCCCGGACCATCCGTGTTTCCGGATTTCACCCGGGAAAGCACCCGTAAATGGTGGGGCTCTCTGTATGCGGACTTTGTTCATGATGGTATCGCCGGTTTCTGGAATGACATGAACGAGCCATCCATCTTTGATACTCCGAACAAGACGATGCCCGATAATGTGCAGCACCGGATTGATGAGCCCGGCTTCAGACCACGTACGACGACCCATCTCGAAATACACGATGTTTATGGAATGGAGAACTCGCGGGCTACCTATGATGGACTGCTTGCGCTTACGCCGAATCAGCGACCATTTGTTCTGACGCGCGCGAGCTACGCAGGGGGGCAGCGATATGCCGCTACATGGACTGGCGATAACAGCAGCACTTGGAACCATCTACGGCTTACGACGCCAATGCTGCTGAACCTTGGTCTGAGTGGGTTTGGGATGAGCGGTGCCGATGTGGGCGGTTTCGTCGGCAGCCCAGGGGCTGAACTGTTAACCAAGTGGATCGAACTGGGAACGTTTCAGCCTATCGACCGTGATCACGCGAGTGATACCTCGGCCAATCAAGAGGTCTGGGTTGACGGTGCGGAACAAGAGGATATCCGAAGACGCTATATCGAAGAGCGCTATAAACTCCTGCCGTATCTATATACGACGGCTGAAGAGATGTCGCGTACGGGCCTTCCAATTGTTCGACCGCTCTTTCTAGAGTTTCCCGATGCGACCGCAGATAAGCATCCCATTGATCTGGACGCGCCCAACGAATTTCTGTTTGGCGCGAACATGCTGATTGCTCCCGGTATCTATCCCGAAAAGCCTGACACGTATCCCGTGCGGCTTCCATCTGTGGATTGGTACAACTATTGGACAGGCGAAAAGATAGGCGAAAACATGCTAACGGCCGATTCTTCAACCGGAAATCCATCAGGGCTTGTTGGACGACAGATTACGATCAAGCCACAACTGGATGTTCTTCCCGTGTTTGTACGCGAAGGATCCATTTTGCCTATGCAGCCTCTTACGCAAAGCACGATCGAGACACCAAAGGGACCGCTCACGCTGCGTGTGTATCCGGGCAAGAACTGCACAGGGTCGATCTATCTGGACGATGGGCTGTCGTTTGCTTATAAGAATGGAGATTTTCTCCGGATGGCGTTTAGTTGCGTAGAGACGCCGAAGGGCATTACGGTGCATGTCGGACCGCATCAGGGGAGTTATGTTCCGTGGTGGACGAGTTTGCGAGTAGAGGTCTACGGAAGCACGACCGCAGGAAAAGCTGTTGTTGCAGGCAGTGCACAGACAGTCCAGACTTCCTTCGATGCTCCTCATCATGTAGCGGCGTTTACACTGCCTGATAGTGGCCAAGGTGAAGATCTGCAGATTGAATGGATCCGGTAG